A portion of the Gigantopelta aegis isolate Gae_Host chromosome 10, Gae_host_genome, whole genome shotgun sequence genome contains these proteins:
- the LOC121383819 gene encoding uncharacterized protein K02A2.6-like — MQQPSRKFNSKTRVLQDEGEEEECYSMYTLDGKKKASSQIQESFIIQGQKIDMEIYTGASVSVINEDTFRLLKINSPLRKSKAILLTFTGEKIIPLGVIDVSVQYQNQEKTLPLLVVAHGPTLMGRNWLHEIRLNWGKIQNKFGINKVSSTNHTALNELLQKYDHLFKDELGALTGKKATIYLKEGVTPVFMKSRPVPYALREGIEVELEQSEAQGTIKPVEFSDWATPIVPVVKSDSTVRIYGDYKMTINKACKVDSYPIPKVDDLYAKLGGGQKYTELDLSHAYELLLDDVSSEYVTINTHRVLYHYQCLPYGVSSSPGIFQCTMECLFHNIPNFVAYLDNLIITGSNDDEHLENVSKVLEKLSQSGLRLKRSKCQFMAEKMMVLGHVIREQGIQPCEAKVKAVHDAPVPTNITELKAYLGLVNYYHRYLPNLSSMLAPLYDLLKKNMVWRWSSKQQQVFDSYKRLLCSDTLLVHYDLEKKMILSCNTSPYGVGAVLSHVMENGDERPIGYASRTLAPAEKNYSQLDKEGLAMIFGVKKFYQYLYGRSFKITTDHKPLLGLLGENKGIPSMASARLQRWALTLAAYDYHLEYKSGKENENSDALSRLQLPYFPETVPLLGEEILMLERLESTPLDAKQIKMWTRSDPVLSKVLLYTQKGWPKICTHDELQSYFRRKDEISTQDGCLLWGSRIIVPPQGRERVLKELHTTLPGMTKMKGMARSLIWWPKMDQEIEETVRLCHTCQLNQKSPPKSPLHPWEWPERPWSRIHVDHAGPFHNHLYLVAHNCGCSF, encoded by the coding sequence ATGCAGCAGCCTTCAAGGAAATTTAATTCTAAAACTCGTGTACTTCAAGATGAAGGGGAGGAAGAAGAATGTTATTCTATGTATACACTTGATGGTAAGAAGAAAGCTTCTTCTCAAATACAAGAATCATTCATAATTCAAGGTCAGAAAATTGATATGGAAATTTACACGGGCGCATCCGTTTCTGTGATCAATGAAGACACGTTTAGGTTGTTGAAAATTAATTCTCCATTGAGAAAATCCAAAGCTATATTACTTACTTTCACAGGTGAGAAAATTATTCCACTGGGAGTGATTGATGTTTCTGTTCAATATCAGAATCAAGAAAAAACATTGCCATTATTGGTAGTTGCTCACGGTCCAACCTTGATGGGCAGGAACTGGTTGCACGAGATTCGTTTGAATTGGGgaaaaattcaaaacaaatttggcaTAAATAAAGTTTCATCTACAAATCATACTGCACTGAATGAACTTCTTCAGAAATATGATCATTTATTTAAAGATGAACTTGGTGCACTGACAGGGAAAAAGGCTACAATTTACCTAAAGGAAGGTGTCACACCAGTGTTTATGAAAAGTCGTCCAGTTCCGTATGCACTACGTGAGGGAATTGAAGTTGAATTGGAGCAATCAGAAGCTCAAGGGACTATCAAACCGGTTGAATTTTCAGATTGGGCTACACCAATTGTTCCAGTTGTGAAATCTGATTCTACAGTAAGAATTTATGGTGACTATAAGATGACAATTAACAAGGCTTGTAAAGTGGATTCTTATCCAATACCAAAGGTGGATGATCTTTATGCTAAGTTAGGTGGTGGACAGAAATACACTGAACTTGATTTGAGTCATGCTTATGAACTACTTTTGGATGATGTTTCAAGTGAATATGtaacaataaatacacataGGGTACTCTATCATTATCAGTGTCTTCCATATGGCGTTTCATCATCTCCAGGAATTTTTCAATGTACCATGGAATGTTTGTTTCATAACATACCAAATTTTGTGGCATACTTGGACAATTTGATAATAACAGGTTCAAATGATGATGAACATTTGGAAAACGTATCCAAAGTTTTGGAGAAACTTTCACAGTCTGGTTTACGTTTAAAAAGAAGCAAATGTCAGTTCATGGCAGAGAAAATGATGGTACTTGGACATGTAATCAGGGAACAAGGTATTCAACCATGTGAAGCCAAAGTTAAAGCTGTTCATGATGCTCCTGTGCCTACAAACATTACAGAGTTAAAAGCCTACCTTGGTTTAGTCAACTACTATCACAGGTATCTTCCAAACTTGTCATCGATGTTAGCTCCGCTATATGATTTGCTGAAGAAAAATATGGTGTGGAGGTGGTcgtcaaaacaacaacaagtgTTTGATTCATATAAACGTTTGCTATGTTCAGATACTTTATTGGTACATTATGATCTGGAGAAAAAAATGATTTTATCATGCAACACTTCTCCTTACGGAGTTGGGGCAGTTTTGTCTCATGTGATGGAAAACGGTGATGAGAGACCAATTGGATACGCTTCAAGAACACTTGCTCCTGCTGAAAAGAACTATTCACAGCTAGACAAAGAAGGATTAGCAATGATATTTGGAGTTAAGAAATTttatcaatatctgtatggcaGAAGTTTTAAGATCACAACTGATCATAAGCCTTTGCTTGGTCTTCTTGGTGAGAACAAGGGTATACCATCCATGGCATCTGCACGTCTACAGCGTTGGGCTTTGACATTAGCAGCATATGACTATCATTTAGAATACAAAAGTggcaaagaaaatgaaaatagtgATGCACTTAGCAGATTACAGTTACCTTATTTTCCAGAGACAGTTCCTTTGCTAGGGGAGGAAATTCTCATGTTGGAACGTTTGGAATCAACACCACTTGAtgctaaacaaataaaaatgtggaCTCGTTCTGATCCAGTTTTGTCCAAAGTTTTGCTATATACCCAGAAAGGGTGGCCAAAGATTTGTACACACGATGAATTGCAATCGTATTTCAGACGTAAAGATGAAATTAGTACACAAGATGGATGTTTGCTTTGGGGATCAAGAATAATTGTTCCACCTCAAGGACGAGAGAGAGTACTGAAAGAACTTCATACAACTCTTCCTGGAATGACTAAAATGAAAGGAATGGCTAGAAGCTTGATTTGGTGGCCAAAAATGGATCAAGAAATTGAAGAGACAGTAAGATTATGTCATACTTGTCAGTTAAATCAAAAATCTCCCCCTAAATCTCCACTTCATCCATGGGAGTGGCCAGAACGACCATGGTCAAGAATTCATGTGGATCATGCAGGACCATTTCACAATCATTTGTACCTTGTGGCTCATAATTGTGGATGCTCATTCTAA